The following proteins come from a genomic window of Salvia hispanica cultivar TCC Black 2014 chromosome 4, UniMelb_Shisp_WGS_1.0, whole genome shotgun sequence:
- the LOC125223621 gene encoding autophagy-related protein 9-like isoform X1, whose product MFSGQKGFHALNIFKWRQASASLLTTGLLDDVPHEIELSDYHRAPSPGSESPSGLLDGETLNVEPIDDLDLFFERIYTYYCEKGLWCIIIKWMVELLSLAFTICFSGFFLLYVDWNGLRNAKCGMDAVESGIKPCDLYEEALHKHPLTPFTLSKAIIVGYLGIFSIYCIFCFLRFFAQLKETLKIRWFYYNSLHVTDNEIQTMPWSLILEKVVQVQRTQQLCVVKDLSMHDVVMRLMRKENYLIGMLNKGVLAFPISQWLPGSCATGTVGTDGVKLRLVLPKTLEWTLNWCILQSMFDRNFRVRSDFVSDPNTLRKRLMIVGFALLLLSPFLVIFMLVYLFLRHAEQFYNHPSTASSRRWSNLSKWIFREFNEVDHLFKHRINSSIVHASDYLKQFPSPILTIVAKFISFVSGGFAAVLIIIAFLEESLLEGHIFGRNLFWYAAVFGTITAISRAAMMDELLVLDPHGAMSLVVEHTHYMPKRWRVKENTETVRLEFETLFQYTGMMLLEEMASIFLTPYLLMFVVPKRVDDILNFIKDFTVDVEGVGHVCRFSLFDFRNHGNKRYGSPFDSTRDQRSSQGKMEKSFLSSVCSFQIAYPSWDPNDDGKQFLASLKMFRDQKLRGQGTAISQTTSGMAHQNPKFRGFGAGERNAMLSREMPFNNMGNFHQLDSMWLIDAEQKNFPYILEWYYTSHNHDRDRDADNSRERPPRSYDHDEENPPAQWMPPHLTNNSSKYNDENWDNSLFEDRTQSHLEASTSVPLFQESLLRQQHHESNDMQHPGRSHWWARTRPQGPGQETSFLEPPNFFHEASTSVPLFQESVQQQQQHHESSDMQHPGRSHWWARTQPKGPGQETSFLEPPNFFQEASNDDLDNYSDERSDEGHQLELGNSRGLSRTFVMEDLDGGNFSLPFVDIYKDPSEDSGPG is encoded by the exons ATGTTCAGTGGGCAAAAAGGATTTCATGCTCTCAATATCTTCAAGTGGAGACAGGCTAGTGCATCGTTACTGACTACTGGGTTGCTTGATGATGTACCACATGAAATCGAGTTGTCTGATTATCATAGAGCACCGAGCCCTGGTAGTGAGAGCCCATCTGGGCTTCTCGATGGGGAGACCTTGAATGTCGAGCCAATTGATGATCTGGATCTGTTCTTTGAGAGGATTTACACCTATTACTGTGAGAAAGGCCTTTGGTGCATTATCATCAAGTGGATGGTTGAGCTTCTTAGCTTGGCCTTCACTATATGCTTTTCTGGTTTCTTTCTGCTATATGTTGATTGGAATGGCCTACGCAATGCAAAATGTGGCATGGATGCAGTGGAATCCGGTATCAAACCTTGCGACCTCTATGAGGAAGCTTTACATAAGCATCCATTGACTCCTTTCACTCTTTCCAAAGCTATAATTGTAGGATATTTGGGGATATTTTCCATCTACTGTATATTCTGCTTTTTGAGGTTCTTTGCGCAGTTGAAGGAGACTCTTAAGATCCGTTGGTTTTACTACAATAG CCTCCATGTGACAGACAATGAAATACAGACAATGCCATGGTCGTTGATTCTTGAAAAGGTTGTTCAAGTACAGCGGACACAGCAGCTATGTGTGGTCAAGGATCTTTCTATGCATGATGTGGTGATGAGATTGATGAGGAAGGAGAATTATTTGATTGGCATGCTAAATAAAGGAGTACTTGCTTTTCCTATATCGCAGTGGCTCCCTGGTTCTTGCGCAACTGGAACTGTTGGTACAGATGGTGTCAAACTTCGTCTAGTGCTGCCAAAGACTCTTGAATGGACCTTAAATTGGTGCATTCTCCAGAGCATGTTTGACAG GAACTTCCGTGTTAGAAGTGACTTTGTCTCTGATCCAAATACATTGAGGAAAAGGCTTATGATAGTTGGCTTTGCTCTGCTTCTTCTATCTCCATTCCTTGTTATTTTCATGCTCGTATATCTCTTCTTGAGGCATGCTGAACAGTTTTACAACCATCCAAGTACAGCATCATCGAGGAGATGGTCAAATCTCTCTAAGTGGATATTCAGGGAATTCAATGAG GTTGATCATTTGTTTAAGCACCGGATAAACAGCAGCATTGTGCATGCTTCTGATTACCTAAAACAATTTCCTTCACCTATCTTAACTATTGTGGCAAAGTTCATATCATTTGTTTCTGGTGGCTTTGCTGCTGTGCTCATAATAATTGCGTTCTTAGAGGAATCTCTCCTGGAAGGCCAT ATATTTGGGCGAAACTTATTCTGGTATGCTGCAGTTTTTGGAACTATAACTGCTATAAGCCGTGCTGCAATGATGGATGAGCTTCTTGTCCTTGATCCACATGGGGCAATGTCCCTGGTTGTCGAACATACGCATTATATGCCAAAAAGATGGCGCGTGAAAGAGAACACTGAGACAGTGCGGCTCGAGTTTGAGACTCTTTTTCAG TACACAGGAATGATGCTGTTGGAGGAGATGGCCTCAATCTTTCTCACACCGTATCTACTTATGTTTGTTGTCCCTAAG CGGGTGGATGATATCTTAAACTTCATCAAAGATTTCACTGTGGACGTTGAAGGCGTGGGCCACGTATGTAG ATTTAGCCTCTTCGATTTTAGAAATCATGGAAACAAAAGATATGGTTCACCGTTTGACTCTACTCGTGATCAGAGGAGTTCCCAGGGGAAAATGGAAAAGTCATTCTTGAG TTCCGTATGCAGCTTTCAGATTGCATATCCGTCATGGGATCCTAATGATGATGGGAAGCAGTTCCTCGCGTCGTTGAAAATGTTCAGAGATCAAAAGCTGAGAGGTCAAGGGACAGCAATCTCTCAGACAACATCCGGAATGGCGCATCAGAATCCAAAATTCAGAGGCTTTGGCGCGGGTGAACGGAACGCCATGTTATCGAGGGAAATGCCTTTCAACAATATGGGGAACTTCCACCAGTTGGACTCGATGTGGCTGATAGATGCTGAGCAGAAGAATTTTCCCTACATTCTGGAGTGGTATTACACCTCGCACAATCATGACAGAGACAGAGACGCAGATAACTCGAGAGAGAGACCGCCGAGAAGCTACGACCACGATGAGGAGAACCCGCCTGCTCAATGGATGCCGCCCCACTTGACCAACAACTCTTCCAAATACAATGACGAAAACTGGGACAACAGCCTGTTTGAGGATCGCACACAGAGCCATCTAGAAGCTTCCACATCGGTCCCCCTCTTCCAAGAAAGTTTGCTGCGGCAGCAGCATCATGAGTCCAACGACATGCAGCACCCTGGCAGGAGCCACTGGTGGGCCAGGACACGGCCACAAGGCCCGGGTCAGGAGACGAGCTTTCTTGAGCCTCCGAACTTCTTCCACGAAGCTTCCACATCGGTTCCCCTCTTCCAAGAAAGtgtgcagcagcagcagcagcatcaTGAGTCCAGCGACATGCAACACCCTGGCAGGAGCCACTGGTGGGCGCGGACACAGCCAAAAGGCCCGGGTCAGGAGACGAGCTTTCTTGAGCCTCCGAACTTCTTCCAAGAAGCTTCCAATGATGACCTTGACAACTACTCAGACGAGAGAAGTGATGAGGGACATCAGCTGGAGTTGGGAAACTCGAGAGGACTGTCGAGGACGTTCGTCATGGAAGATTTAGATGGAGGGAATTTCAGTCTTCCGTTTGTCGACATATACAAGGACCCGTCAGAAGATTCCGGACCAGGGTGA
- the LOC125223621 gene encoding autophagy-related protein 9-like isoform X2 — protein sequence MFSGQKGFHALNIFKWRQASASLLTTGLLDDVPHEIELSDYHRAPSPGSESPSGLLDGETLNVEPIDDLDLFFERIYTYYCEKGLWCIIIKWMVELLSLAFTICFSGFFLLYVDWNGLRNAKCGMDAVESGIKPCDLYEEALHKHPLTPFTLSKAIIVGYLGIFSIYCIFCFLRFFAQLKETLKIRWFYYNSLHVTDNEIQTMPWSLILEKVVQVQRTQQLCVVKDLSMHDVVMRLMRKENYLIGMLNKGVLAFPISQWLPGSCATGTVGTDGVKLRLVLPKTLEWTLNWCILQSMFDRNFRVRSDFVSDPNTLRKRLMIVGFALLLLSPFLVIFMLVYLFLRHAEQFYNHPSTASSRRWSNLSKWIFREFNEVDHLFKHRINSSIVHASDYLKQFPSPILTIVAKFISFVSGGFAAVLIIIAFLEESLLEGHIFGRNLFWYAAVFGTITAISRAAMMDELLVLDPHGAMSLVVEHTHYMPKRWRVKENTETVRLEFETLFQYTGMMLLEEMASIFLTPYLLMFVVPKRVDDILNFIKDFTVDVEGVGHVCRFSLFDFRNHGNKRYGSPFDSTRDQRSSQGKMEKSFLSFQIAYPSWDPNDDGKQFLASLKMFRDQKLRGQGTAISQTTSGMAHQNPKFRGFGAGERNAMLSREMPFNNMGNFHQLDSMWLIDAEQKNFPYILEWYYTSHNHDRDRDADNSRERPPRSYDHDEENPPAQWMPPHLTNNSSKYNDENWDNSLFEDRTQSHLEASTSVPLFQESLLRQQHHESNDMQHPGRSHWWARTRPQGPGQETSFLEPPNFFHEASTSVPLFQESVQQQQQHHESSDMQHPGRSHWWARTQPKGPGQETSFLEPPNFFQEASNDDLDNYSDERSDEGHQLELGNSRGLSRTFVMEDLDGGNFSLPFVDIYKDPSEDSGPG from the exons ATGTTCAGTGGGCAAAAAGGATTTCATGCTCTCAATATCTTCAAGTGGAGACAGGCTAGTGCATCGTTACTGACTACTGGGTTGCTTGATGATGTACCACATGAAATCGAGTTGTCTGATTATCATAGAGCACCGAGCCCTGGTAGTGAGAGCCCATCTGGGCTTCTCGATGGGGAGACCTTGAATGTCGAGCCAATTGATGATCTGGATCTGTTCTTTGAGAGGATTTACACCTATTACTGTGAGAAAGGCCTTTGGTGCATTATCATCAAGTGGATGGTTGAGCTTCTTAGCTTGGCCTTCACTATATGCTTTTCTGGTTTCTTTCTGCTATATGTTGATTGGAATGGCCTACGCAATGCAAAATGTGGCATGGATGCAGTGGAATCCGGTATCAAACCTTGCGACCTCTATGAGGAAGCTTTACATAAGCATCCATTGACTCCTTTCACTCTTTCCAAAGCTATAATTGTAGGATATTTGGGGATATTTTCCATCTACTGTATATTCTGCTTTTTGAGGTTCTTTGCGCAGTTGAAGGAGACTCTTAAGATCCGTTGGTTTTACTACAATAG CCTCCATGTGACAGACAATGAAATACAGACAATGCCATGGTCGTTGATTCTTGAAAAGGTTGTTCAAGTACAGCGGACACAGCAGCTATGTGTGGTCAAGGATCTTTCTATGCATGATGTGGTGATGAGATTGATGAGGAAGGAGAATTATTTGATTGGCATGCTAAATAAAGGAGTACTTGCTTTTCCTATATCGCAGTGGCTCCCTGGTTCTTGCGCAACTGGAACTGTTGGTACAGATGGTGTCAAACTTCGTCTAGTGCTGCCAAAGACTCTTGAATGGACCTTAAATTGGTGCATTCTCCAGAGCATGTTTGACAG GAACTTCCGTGTTAGAAGTGACTTTGTCTCTGATCCAAATACATTGAGGAAAAGGCTTATGATAGTTGGCTTTGCTCTGCTTCTTCTATCTCCATTCCTTGTTATTTTCATGCTCGTATATCTCTTCTTGAGGCATGCTGAACAGTTTTACAACCATCCAAGTACAGCATCATCGAGGAGATGGTCAAATCTCTCTAAGTGGATATTCAGGGAATTCAATGAG GTTGATCATTTGTTTAAGCACCGGATAAACAGCAGCATTGTGCATGCTTCTGATTACCTAAAACAATTTCCTTCACCTATCTTAACTATTGTGGCAAAGTTCATATCATTTGTTTCTGGTGGCTTTGCTGCTGTGCTCATAATAATTGCGTTCTTAGAGGAATCTCTCCTGGAAGGCCAT ATATTTGGGCGAAACTTATTCTGGTATGCTGCAGTTTTTGGAACTATAACTGCTATAAGCCGTGCTGCAATGATGGATGAGCTTCTTGTCCTTGATCCACATGGGGCAATGTCCCTGGTTGTCGAACATACGCATTATATGCCAAAAAGATGGCGCGTGAAAGAGAACACTGAGACAGTGCGGCTCGAGTTTGAGACTCTTTTTCAG TACACAGGAATGATGCTGTTGGAGGAGATGGCCTCAATCTTTCTCACACCGTATCTACTTATGTTTGTTGTCCCTAAG CGGGTGGATGATATCTTAAACTTCATCAAAGATTTCACTGTGGACGTTGAAGGCGTGGGCCACGTATGTAG ATTTAGCCTCTTCGATTTTAGAAATCATGGAAACAAAAGATATGGTTCACCGTTTGACTCTACTCGTGATCAGAGGAGTTCCCAGGGGAAAATGGAAAAGTCATTCTTGAG CTTTCAGATTGCATATCCGTCATGGGATCCTAATGATGATGGGAAGCAGTTCCTCGCGTCGTTGAAAATGTTCAGAGATCAAAAGCTGAGAGGTCAAGGGACAGCAATCTCTCAGACAACATCCGGAATGGCGCATCAGAATCCAAAATTCAGAGGCTTTGGCGCGGGTGAACGGAACGCCATGTTATCGAGGGAAATGCCTTTCAACAATATGGGGAACTTCCACCAGTTGGACTCGATGTGGCTGATAGATGCTGAGCAGAAGAATTTTCCCTACATTCTGGAGTGGTATTACACCTCGCACAATCATGACAGAGACAGAGACGCAGATAACTCGAGAGAGAGACCGCCGAGAAGCTACGACCACGATGAGGAGAACCCGCCTGCTCAATGGATGCCGCCCCACTTGACCAACAACTCTTCCAAATACAATGACGAAAACTGGGACAACAGCCTGTTTGAGGATCGCACACAGAGCCATCTAGAAGCTTCCACATCGGTCCCCCTCTTCCAAGAAAGTTTGCTGCGGCAGCAGCATCATGAGTCCAACGACATGCAGCACCCTGGCAGGAGCCACTGGTGGGCCAGGACACGGCCACAAGGCCCGGGTCAGGAGACGAGCTTTCTTGAGCCTCCGAACTTCTTCCACGAAGCTTCCACATCGGTTCCCCTCTTCCAAGAAAGtgtgcagcagcagcagcagcatcaTGAGTCCAGCGACATGCAACACCCTGGCAGGAGCCACTGGTGGGCGCGGACACAGCCAAAAGGCCCGGGTCAGGAGACGAGCTTTCTTGAGCCTCCGAACTTCTTCCAAGAAGCTTCCAATGATGACCTTGACAACTACTCAGACGAGAGAAGTGATGAGGGACATCAGCTGGAGTTGGGAAACTCGAGAGGACTGTCGAGGACGTTCGTCATGGAAGATTTAGATGGAGGGAATTTCAGTCTTCCGTTTGTCGACATATACAAGGACCCGTCAGAAGATTCCGGACCAGGGTGA